The genomic DNA AGAATTGCCGCAGTTCGACACGGAGATCCCCAGCCTGCGGCTCTTGCCGATTGACTTTCCCGATTACAACTCGATCGATTCCATCGACAGCCAGAACGTGCTGCGTTTGAGCCTCCGGAACAAAATCCAAACCAAACGCAGGGGCGAGATCGACAACCTCGTCGATTGGGCGCTTTACACAGATTGGCGGCTCGACCCGCGCCCGGATCAAAACACGTTCGCGGAAATGTTCTCGGACTTCGACTTGAAGCCGCTCTCCTGGCTCATCCTCAGTTCGGAAATCCGCTTCGACGTCGAAGACGCCCGCCTGAATTTCGCCAACCACTCCGTCACCGTCGCGCCGAGTGACACCTGGAGCGCGTCCCTGGGCCACTGGTATTTCCGCGAGGACCCGCGGTTTGGCCCGGACTCGGAGAACAACCTGATCCGAAGCACGCTTTACTACAAGTTGAACGAGAACTGGGCGGCGCGCGTGACGCACCACTTCGAGGCCCGCGACGGCGTCATGGAGGAGCAATACTACACCATTTACCGCGACCTCCGGAGCTGGACGGCCGCGCTGACCTTCCGCATCCGCGACCATCGCACGCGCGAAAAAGATTACACCGTTGCGGTCACCTTCTCGCTGAAAGCCTTCCCGCGTTTCGGCCTGGGCAAAGACCGGGCGAAACATTCTTTGCTGTTGGGCGGTTAGCTGTAAATTGGCAGTTCCCTCCAGTGTCGCCGAACTCCCTCGCAATTGGGGTGGTCGCAATGGACGCGGATTTCCTTCACAGGGCTGGACGGGCCGGCGAGCAACGTCTAACCTCTGGTCATGCTCGATTGGAGCCAATGTCCGGCGGTGGAACGAAACCCTGGACGCGTGAGTGGAGCCTGGCTTTTCAAAGGCACACGCGTTCCCGTGCGCGCGCTGTTCGAAAACCTGGAAGAGGGAGCCAGCGTGGGGGATTTCTTAAAGTGGTTTCCAGGCGTAACGCGTGAACAAGCGCTGGCCGTGTTGGCTCACGCCGAGAAAAGTTTGGCTGTCGCCTGAAAAGCTCTCGGCGACGATGCGCACCCTGTTCGACCAAAGCACACCGGCCCCGTTGCGACAGTTTCTCGCCGGACATGACGTCGCCACAGTTTACGAGCACGGTTGGTCAACTCTGGACAACGGCGAGTTACTCGCAGCAGTTGAGAATGCAGGTTTTGAACTATTCATCACCACGGATCAGAACTTGCGTTATCAGCAGAATCTCACTGGCCGACGGTTGTCCTTCTTGGTCCTGCCGACCACACGTTGGCCGCAAATAGAACGCCACATCGCAGAAATCACCGCCGCGGTGGATTCAATGCGCCCGGGCGAATATCACGAGTTGAAATGGTAGTCGGCGAGTTCGGCGGGGCTTTGGGCTGTGATGTTCTGCCGCTGACTCGGGGCACGCCGCCTTCTCTCTATCTCACCGGCGGCACCGGAATCGATTCATGGATGCGCCGGAGATCGCGGTCTGTGCCGGGGACGCCGGACGGGCCTTGAATCCACGGTTTCATTTTGCCGATCTGAATCGTGACCGGCTCCTGCCAGCGCCACAATTCGGAATGGCCATCGGCGAAACTCAGCACGCAACCGTTGTTATGCCGCGTGGCTGGAAAATCGATCCAGCGCCAGGTTTCCGGGATCGCCAGGAAAAAGCGGGCGTTGTCGATGCTGTGCTCGTGTTCGTCGATAAAGACGAACGCCTTGGCCGGGGGCGGATCTTTGATCTGCGACAGCCGGTGCCAGCACGTTTGATCGCGCGGGTCGGGGATGTGATTCATGAACATGTTCATCGCCACCGTGCGAAAGCGTGGAATCTTCCCTTCATCGCGCACGGTGGAGCGATCCGCCGGACATTTGTAGATCTTGGTCGAGCGATTGTAGGGGAAGAGCACGCCGTGTTCGATGTTGCTGCTCGTGGTGTCGGTCCAGGCGTTGCCTTGAATCCACGTCTCCGTCGTCGCGCTGAACCCTTCCCGGCCGCCGCCGCTGGTGGTCGCGTTCGGCGGCAACAGGTCGTTGTAATCATCGACGTACATCTGCCAACAAAGCTGGAGCTGGCGGTAATTACTCAAACACGCGATCTGCTGGCCTTTGGCTTTGGCCTTTCCCAGCGCCGGCAACAGCATCCCAGCCAAGATCGCAATGATGGCGATGACGACCAGCAGTTCGATGAGCGTGAAGCCGGTGTGCCCAAACTTGGCAGGGCGGTGCTGCTGCGCCGCCGAATCGACTGAAAACCGGCTGCGCGGCAACGCAGCCCTACCGTCGTGTTCAGGGGAAGCTTCTGCGGCCTTCGAGCCGTGCGCACGACCCATGAACCAGTAAGGACGCGTTCCACCGCGTCCCTGAAATTGTCTTTCTGATCGCAGAGTAAGGTCAGGGACGGA from Verrucomicrobiota bacterium includes the following:
- a CDS encoding DUF433 domain-containing protein, producing the protein MLDWSQCPAVERNPGRVSGAWLFKGTRVPVRALFENLEEGASVGDFLKWFPGVTREQALAVLAHAEKSLAVA
- a CDS encoding type II secretion system protein: MGRAHGSKAAEASPEHDGRAALPRSRFSVDSAAQQHRPAKFGHTGFTLIELLVVIAIIAILAGMLLPALGKAKAKGQQIACLSNYRQLQLCWQMYVDDYNDLLPPNATTSGGGREGFSATTETWIQGNAWTDTTSSNIEHGVLFPYNRSTKIYKCPADRSTVRDEGKIPRFRTVAMNMFMNHIPDPRDQTCWHRLSQIKDPPPAKAFVFIDEHEHSIDNARFFLAIPETWRWIDFPATRHNNGCVLSFADGHSELWRWQEPVTIQIGKMKPWIQGPSGVPGTDRDLRRIHESIPVPPVR